AGGCGCTGGGTGAGTCCGTACCGGTCTGGCTGACCATCAACGAGCCGAAGACCGTGGTGCAGAACGGCTACATCACCGGCCACCACGCGCCCGGCATCCGGGATGAGCCGACGGCGTACCTGGTCGGGCACCACCTGGCCCTGGCGCACGGTCTCGGCGTACAGGCGCTGCGCGCGACCGGATCGGGGTCCCGGATCGGCGGCGCGCTCAACCTGCACCCGTGCTACGCCGCGGACGACAGCGACGCGACGTCGGACGCGGTCCGGCTCTACGACGGCTACGAGAACCGGTTCTACCTCGACCCGATGTTCAAGGGGCACTACCCCGAGGACGTGCTGGCCGACCAGGGACCCGACTCGCCGCTGGTCCGGGGCATCCGGGACGGCGACCTGGAGATCATCAAGCAGCCGATCGACATCCTCGCGGTCCAGTACTACACGCCGATCTACGTGACCACCGACGGCGGCACCGTGCAGAAGTGGCCGACCACCCAGGCCGCCTGGCAGCAGGTCTACCCGCCCGGCATGTACGACATCCTCACCCGGGTGACCCGCGACTACGCGCCGCCGTCGATCACCGTGACGGAGAACGGCCTGCCCTGCGCGGACGAGGTCGGCGTGGACGGCTCGGTCGACGACGCGGGCCGGATCAGCTTCCTCCGCGACCACCTCGCCGAGGCGCACCGCGCGATCGGGGACGGCGTGCCGCTGGAGAGCTACCACGTGTGGTCGCTGATGGACAACTTCGAGTGGGAGGTCGGATACGACCAGCGGTGGGGTCTGATCTACGTGGACTACCCGACCCAGCGCCGCATCCTGAAGCGCAGCGCGAACTGGTACCGACGGGTCATCTCCGACAATTCCCTCTAAAAGCATTCCCGGGGGTACGCCGTGCGCGGCGTACCCCCTTATTTTGTCCTTTGATCGTTTGTCGAGGTTGCGCGCGCGACGGACACTTGGCCTCATGCCCGAGCCCGCCGCCGGAACCCGCCTCAACGGCCGCTACGTCCTCGACGGGCGGATCGGCCTCGGCGGCATGTCCGAGGTCTGGCGCGCGGCCGACGAGACGCTCGGCCGCGCGGTCGCCGTCAAGATCCTCTCGGGTGCGGCCGCCGAGGACCAGCTGCTGCGCGCCGCGATCCGCCGCGAGGCCCGCGCCGCCGCCCGGATGACCCACCCGCACGCCATGCACGTCTACGACTACGGCGAGTTCGCGTTCGACGACGTCGTGCTGCCGTACATCGTGATGGAGCTGGTCGACGGCGCCACGCTCGCGGACCTGCTGGTCAACGGCCCGCCACTGCCGTGGCGCGCCGCCGCCCGGATGGCCGCGGAGATCTCGGCCGCGCTCGCGGACGCGCACCGGCTCGGCGTGGTGCACCGCGACATCAAACCGGCCAACGTCATGCTCACGCCGAAGGGCGCGGCGAAGGTGCTGGACTTCGGCATCGCCACGCTCGTCGCCGGCGACACACCGCACGCGACCGGCTCCTTCACCGGCCAGCGGATCGGCGGCACCGAGATCCTGGACGGCTGGCTCGCCGGCACCCCGCCGTACGCGGCACCCGAACTGCTGCTGCGCGGCGAGGCCGGTCCGCCGGCGGACGTGTACGCGGTCGGCGCGACGCTCTACGCGGCCCTGACCGGCGAACCGCCCCTGGCGATCACGTCGTGGGAGGAGGCCGCCGCCGTCCACCGCTCCGGCGTGGCCTCCCCCGCCCCGCTGCCCCCCGCGGTGCCGGAACCGCTGGCCGCCGCGGCCCTGGCCTGCCTGTCCCGCGACCCGGAGACGCGGCCCTCGGCCGCCTCCATCGCACGGATCTTCGGCCGGTACGCCGCCGGCGCGCTCCCCGCCCCCACCACACCGATGCCGGCCGGCCCGATGCCGGCCGGCCCGATGCCGGCTCACCCGGCGTCCCCGGCGCCGGTGTCCCCGGCGCCGGTGTCGCCCGGCCCGATCCCGCCGGGCACGGGTTTCCACGGGCCGGGTCCGGTGTCGCCCGCCCCGGGTGGCGGCGGGCCGGCTCCCCTCTCGCCGGCCGCGGCGGCGTCCGGTCCGGGCTTCGGCGGGCCGGCGCCCGTCTCGCCCGCCGTCGCGCCGCCCGGTCACGGCGCGGCCGGTCACGGCTTCGGCGGGTCGGCTCCCGGCGCCCCCGCGTCCGGTCGCGGCCCGGCCGATGGCGGCTCGGCCGGTTCCGGCTTCGGTGGGTCGAACCCCGGCGCCGCGCGATCCGGCAACGGCTCCGCGGGTGGCGGCTCGGCCGGTTCGGGGTTCGGCGGGGCGGTGCCGGTGTCGCCGGCCGCCGGCTCACCGGCCGGGCGTTTCGCGCCGGGCGCCGCGTCGGTGCCGGCCGCACACACCGCGGCCGACGTGCCGTTCCCGGCGCACGCCCCGCTCCCGGTCGGCGGCCGCTCCTGGCCCGACCGCCTGCGCAGCCCACGCGGCGTCGGGGTGCTCGCGACCGGCTTGATCACCGGCGGGGTGGCCCTGGTCGCCCTGGCCGCGATATTCCTCGGTCCCGGTAGCGGCCGCGACCCCGCCGTGTCCGCACCCGATCGCGGCACCGCGCCCGCCGCCGCCCCGGAGAAACCGGCCGGCGCGCCCTCCCCGAGCCGCACCCCGTCGCGCTCGCCGTCCCCGTCCCCGTCCGGCGACGAGGAGGACACCGTCGAGGCCGGCACCATCCTCAACCGGCTCGACGCCGCCCTGGCACAGGGACTCGTCAGTCGCGACATCAACGCGCGCGCCGGAAGCCGCCTGTTCGACGACCTCCGCGATCTCCGCCGCGACATCGACGACCCGGAGAAGCTCTCAGACGGCGCCGCCGACCTGCAGGAACGCTTGGAACGCCTGGCCGACGACGGCGACATGTCCCCGGACACCGCCTCCGACATGATCGAAATCGTCGACGACCTGGTGGTCTGACGCCTCCGCTGCCGGTCTGACCACTCCGCTACGCGAACACGCCCGGATCTCCGGCGGTCCCCGGACCTCCGGCCGCTCGCGGGCGGCAGCTTCCCCGGGCGGCAGCTTGCTCGCGGACGGCACGGGTTCCGCAGACCACACGGGTTCCGCGGGGCTCGCACCGTTCCACACACCGCAGCAGTTCCCAGGCCGCACCGGTTCCGCTCACCGCAGCGGTTCTCCGGTTGCACGGGTTCCGCGGCTGCACGGATTCCGCGGGCCGCAAGGATTCCGCGGGCCGCAAGGATTCCGCGGGCCGCAACGTTTTCGCGGCCGAAGGCGCGTTGCGTAGCCGAAGGCGTTGCGTGACCGAAGCGGAAGGCCAGCATGATCCAGACGCGCGGCGGAGATCATTCGGCTGTGCCGCGACCTCGGGGCGCGAAGATCGAATCGGTGCGGCGGCCGGCGCGCTCGGCAGGCGGCGGGACCGGTGCCGACCGCTGGTTGCCGCGCACCGTGCGGACGCGGCCCGCTTACGCTCCCGGCAGTTCCGCGATCGCCTCGATCTCGATGAGCAGGTCCGGGTGGATCAACGCGGACACCTCGACCAGCGAGCTGGCCGGCGGGTTCCGCACGTCGACGAACATGTCCCGGGCCGCGCGCACGTCCGCGACCGCGGAGACGTCGCGGACGAAGTACGTGAGCTTGACCAGGTCCGCGAACGAGGCCCCGGCCGCTTCGAGCACGGTGCCGAGGTTCTGGAACGTCCGCTCGGCCTGCGCGCGCATGTCGCCGACGCCGACCACCGCGCCCTCGGAGTCGAACGGCACCTGGCCGGAGACGAACAGCAGCCCGCCCGCGCGCATGGCGTGGCTGTACCCGGGCGGTGTGGCGAGCGCGGGTGAGTTGACCGCTTCAGGCGACATACGGGGCATCCTACGAAC
This genomic window from Catenuloplanes niger contains:
- a CDS encoding GH1 family beta-glucosidase, translated to MSVPTRQASPAAPPPASVLPAVPVEPSPDPEARLGLRFPEGFGWGAATSAYQIEGAAREDGRGPSVWDTFAYTPGRVANGDTGDTASDHYRRYAEDLDLIRDLGLRSYRFSISWPRVQPDGRGAINQRGLDFYRRLVDGLLERGISPMATLFHWDTPQALQDDAGWANRDTAYRFADYATAVFEALGESVPVWLTINEPKTVVQNGYITGHHAPGIRDEPTAYLVGHHLALAHGLGVQALRATGSGSRIGGALNLHPCYAADDSDATSDAVRLYDGYENRFYLDPMFKGHYPEDVLADQGPDSPLVRGIRDGDLEIIKQPIDILAVQYYTPIYVTTDGGTVQKWPTTQAAWQQVYPPGMYDILTRVTRDYAPPSITVTENGLPCADEVGVDGSVDDAGRISFLRDHLAEAHRAIGDGVPLESYHVWSLMDNFEWEVGYDQRWGLIYVDYPTQRRILKRSANWYRRVISDNSL
- a CDS encoding serine/threonine-protein kinase, with amino-acid sequence MPEPAAGTRLNGRYVLDGRIGLGGMSEVWRAADETLGRAVAVKILSGAAAEDQLLRAAIRREARAAARMTHPHAMHVYDYGEFAFDDVVLPYIVMELVDGATLADLLVNGPPLPWRAAARMAAEISAALADAHRLGVVHRDIKPANVMLTPKGAAKVLDFGIATLVAGDTPHATGSFTGQRIGGTEILDGWLAGTPPYAAPELLLRGEAGPPADVYAVGATLYAALTGEPPLAITSWEEAAAVHRSGVASPAPLPPAVPEPLAAAALACLSRDPETRPSAASIARIFGRYAAGALPAPTTPMPAGPMPAGPMPAHPASPAPVSPAPVSPGPIPPGTGFHGPGPVSPAPGGGGPAPLSPAAAASGPGFGGPAPVSPAVAPPGHGAAGHGFGGSAPGAPASGRGPADGGSAGSGFGGSNPGAARSGNGSAGGGSAGSGFGGAVPVSPAAGSPAGRFAPGAASVPAAHTAADVPFPAHAPLPVGGRSWPDRLRSPRGVGVLATGLITGGVALVALAAIFLGPGSGRDPAVSAPDRGTAPAAAPEKPAGAPSPSRTPSRSPSPSPSGDEEDTVEAGTILNRLDAALAQGLVSRDINARAGSRLFDDLRDLRRDIDDPEKLSDGAADLQERLERLADDGDMSPDTASDMIEIVDDLVV
- a CDS encoding RidA family protein, which translates into the protein MSPEAVNSPALATPPGYSHAMRAGGLLFVSGQVPFDSEGAVVGVGDMRAQAERTFQNLGTVLEAAGASFADLVKLTYFVRDVSAVADVRAARDMFVDVRNPPASSLVEVSALIHPDLLIEIEAIAELPGA